The following are encoded in a window of Methylocystis rosea genomic DNA:
- a CDS encoding UDP-N-acetylmuramoylalanyl-D-glutamyl-2,6-diaminopimelate--D-alanyl-D-alanine ligase, giving the protein MTKRPLWSGLALVGALRARASGGLAREAAGVSIDTRTLQPGDLFIAIKGETRDGHDFVRMAFEKGAAAAVIDEAHATELSGAGPLFVVRDVQQSLESLGARARERSAAFIAAVTGSVGKTSTKDMVRLMLSRFGDTHASAASYNNHWGVPLTLARMPAESRFGVFELGMNHAGEIAALVAQVRPHVAVVTRIAPVHLEYFGSIEKIADAKAEIFSALDGGVAIINRDDGFYERLAAAAAPTASHVFGFGETEGAHARLLSYEPADEGALVEAEILERRLRFRIGAPGKHIAMNALAALLVGVVFDVDLEEAAAAFSEFTPPSGRGQREKIVTPDGAFTLIDESYNANPTSMRAALQLLGGAATGPGGRRIAVLGDMLELGPQAAELHAELAQDLIGAKVDLLFTSGPLMSRLSYAVPDSMRAAHRATPLELEEAVLAAVRPGDVVMVKGSNGSRMARIVSALKSVFAPEMAN; this is encoded by the coding sequence ATGACCAAGAGGCCGTTATGGTCGGGATTGGCGCTGGTGGGCGCGCTGCGCGCGCGTGCGAGCGGCGGCCTTGCGCGCGAAGCCGCCGGCGTTTCCATCGATACCCGCACCCTTCAGCCCGGCGATCTGTTTATCGCGATCAAGGGCGAGACGCGCGATGGTCACGACTTCGTGCGGATGGCGTTTGAGAAAGGCGCGGCGGCCGCGGTCATCGACGAAGCGCATGCGACTGAGCTTTCTGGCGCCGGACCGCTTTTCGTCGTCAGAGACGTGCAGCAGTCGCTCGAGTCGCTGGGCGCGCGGGCGCGCGAGCGAAGCGCCGCCTTTATCGCCGCCGTCACCGGCTCCGTCGGCAAGACCTCGACGAAGGACATGGTCCGGCTGATGCTGTCGCGGTTCGGCGATACGCATGCCTCGGCGGCGTCTTACAACAATCACTGGGGCGTGCCGTTGACGCTCGCCCGAATGCCGGCGGAGTCGCGCTTTGGCGTGTTCGAACTCGGCATGAATCACGCGGGCGAGATCGCCGCGCTCGTCGCTCAGGTGCGCCCCCACGTCGCCGTCGTGACCCGCATCGCGCCGGTTCATCTCGAATATTTCGGATCAATCGAGAAGATTGCGGACGCCAAGGCCGAAATCTTTTCCGCGCTCGACGGCGGCGTCGCGATCATCAACCGCGACGATGGATTTTACGAGCGTCTCGCCGCGGCGGCCGCGCCGACCGCCAGCCATGTCTTTGGGTTCGGGGAGACGGAAGGCGCGCATGCGCGGCTCCTGTCTTACGAGCCCGCCGACGAAGGCGCGCTGGTCGAGGCGGAAATTCTCGAGCGGCGACTACGCTTTCGCATCGGCGCCCCAGGCAAGCATATCGCCATGAACGCGCTCGCGGCGCTGCTCGTGGGCGTCGTTTTCGACGTGGATTTGGAGGAAGCTGCGGCGGCCTTCAGCGAATTCACGCCTCCCTCCGGACGTGGACAGCGCGAGAAAATCGTGACGCCAGACGGCGCGTTTACGCTTATCGACGAAAGCTACAACGCCAACCCGACCTCTATGCGGGCAGCGCTGCAGCTGCTCGGCGGCGCGGCGACAGGACCTGGAGGCCGGCGCATCGCCGTGCTCGGCGACATGCTGGAGCTCGGGCCGCAGGCGGCCGAACTGCATGCCGAACTCGCTCAGGACCTCATTGGCGCGAAAGTCGACCTGCTATTCACCTCGGGGCCATTGATGTCACGCTTGAGTTACGCTGTGCCTGATTCGATGCGCGCGGCGCATCGGGCGACGCCGCTGGAGCTGGAAGAGGCCGTTCTCGCAGCGGTTCGTCCCGGCGATGTGGTGATGGTGAAAGGCTCCAATGGTTCGCGGATGGCGCGGATCGTCTCGGCCTTGAAAAGCGTATTCGCCCCCGAAATGGCGAACTGA
- a CDS encoding UDP-N-acetylmuramoyl-L-alanyl-D-glutamate--2,6-diaminopimelate ligase, with product MLLSELLATPDLEPALHGLAVSGLTADSRMARSGFAFFAIPGHAGDGMSYVADAKSRGACVVVAQRRADSPLPLVVVDDVRRALALAAARFFSRQPSTIAAVTGTSGKTSVVAFLRQIWAALGHEAASLGTVGIVDSRGAHYGALTTPGPVELHRTLDELAGRGVTHLAMEASSLGIDQRRLDGMRVDVAGFTNFSRDHLDHHADMEDYFAAKMRLFDTLLHPGQTAVIDADSDVASRVVEICRVRGLTISSVGSKGETIRLLSATPSALATSLRLRHNGADYEVNLPLAGAFQVSNALVAAGLAIASGDDPGRVFAALEALKGAPGRLELVGQRNGAPIFVDYAHKPDALEKVLATLRPLTKKRLIVVFGCGGDRDRGKRPLMGDIVARAADVAIVTDDNPRSEDAAAIRAEILEGTRSGAAHIIEIGDRRAAIANAVAGLEAGDALVVAGKGHETGQIIGDRVLPFSDHEAIAQALKENHP from the coding sequence ATGCTGCTTTCGGAACTGCTTGCGACGCCAGACCTTGAGCCCGCCTTGCACGGGCTTGCCGTCTCCGGCCTGACGGCTGACAGTCGAATGGCGCGCAGCGGCTTCGCCTTTTTCGCCATCCCGGGCCACGCCGGCGACGGCATGTCCTATGTCGCCGACGCTAAGTCGCGCGGCGCCTGCGTCGTCGTCGCGCAGCGGAGAGCTGACAGCCCGCTGCCGCTTGTCGTCGTCGATGACGTTCGGCGCGCCCTGGCCCTCGCCGCGGCGCGGTTCTTTTCTCGTCAGCCGTCGACGATCGCGGCGGTTACGGGAACGAGCGGCAAGACGTCAGTGGTGGCCTTCTTGCGCCAGATCTGGGCCGCGCTTGGACATGAGGCGGCGTCGCTCGGCACCGTCGGGATTGTCGATTCTCGCGGCGCGCATTATGGAGCGCTGACGACGCCCGGACCCGTCGAACTGCACAGAACGCTGGACGAACTTGCCGGACGCGGCGTGACGCATCTCGCCATGGAGGCGTCATCGCTGGGGATCGATCAGCGGCGGCTCGACGGCATGCGCGTCGACGTCGCGGGCTTCACCAATTTCTCGCGCGACCATCTCGACCATCACGCCGACATGGAGGACTATTTCGCGGCGAAGATGCGGCTCTTCGACACGCTGCTGCACCCTGGCCAGACGGCGGTGATCGACGCCGACAGCGACGTTGCTTCCCGCGTCGTCGAAATCTGCCGCGTGAGGGGACTCACAATTTCGAGCGTCGGTTCGAAGGGCGAGACGATAAGGCTCCTTTCGGCGACGCCGTCCGCCTTAGCAACGTCGCTGCGGCTCCGCCATAATGGCGCCGACTATGAGGTCAATCTGCCGCTTGCCGGCGCCTTCCAGGTCTCGAACGCGCTCGTCGCCGCGGGGCTGGCCATCGCAAGCGGCGATGATCCGGGGCGAGTCTTTGCGGCGCTCGAAGCGCTCAAGGGCGCGCCGGGGCGGCTCGAACTCGTCGGTCAGCGTAACGGCGCGCCGATTTTCGTAGATTACGCGCATAAGCCTGACGCGCTGGAGAAAGTGCTCGCCACTTTACGGCCGCTGACAAAAAAACGCCTGATTGTCGTCTTCGGGTGCGGCGGCGATCGTGATCGTGGCAAGCGCCCGCTGATGGGGGACATCGTCGCCCGCGCGGCGGATGTCGCCATCGTCACGGACGACAATCCGCGCAGCGAGGACGCCGCCGCCATTCGCGCAGAAATTCTCGAAGGAACCCGCAGCGGCGCGGCGCACATCATCGAGATCGGAGACCGGCGCGCGGCGATCGCCAACGCCGTCGCGGGGCTTGAAGCGGGCGATGCGCTCGTCGTGGCTGGAAAGGGCCACGAAACCGGGCAGATCATCGGCGACCGCGTTTTGCCTTTCTCCGATCATGAGGCGATTGCGCAGGCGCTCAAGGAGAATCATCCATGA
- a CDS encoding peptidoglycan D,D-transpeptidase FtsI family protein — protein MTQTMLDTQPSPPPVGKIRAMLRALFSTSLALSASRMRLAALAFLALYAVISIKLVYLAFKPEAATSRRAAAEAVAASRPDIIDRNGEALASDVKVMSVFAEPRRIIDKDEATELLTAVLPGLDARDLRERLGSKKGFVWVKREVTTHQRDEVFHLGLPGVGLIAENKRVYPNGPIGAHVLGFANVDNQGIAGIEKYIDGQGLADLHGAGFGVTPEELKPVSLSLDIRVTHALRDELEKGVTHFKAKAGAAAILDVNTGEVIALASLPDYDPNKPTEALDPIHINRMSVGVYEMGSTFKALTIAMALDSGKVNLNSRLDARGVLSFGRFKIHDYHAQNRALTLPEVFTYSSNVGTARMAMGQGVERHKAFLRKMGQLTRMRTELPESAEPIVPKNWGELNTMTIAFGHGLAVAPLQAMMAVGALMNGGYLITPTFIKRSEEEAKAGAERVVRPETSEAMRYLMRLNAEIGTARKVNVPGYFVGGKTGTAEKVVNGHYSKNRLFNTFMAVAPSDKPKYLFLTIMDEPQGLPETGGYATAAYNAGHVTGEIIERVGPILGLAPRFEPPHQPFPLLAKLGYGYANVPARGGGGH, from the coding sequence ATGACGCAGACAATGCTCGACACGCAACCTTCGCCGCCGCCGGTTGGCAAAATACGCGCGATGCTGCGCGCGCTGTTTTCGACGAGTCTCGCGCTGAGCGCGTCGCGCATGCGGCTCGCGGCGCTGGCCTTTCTCGCGCTCTACGCGGTGATTTCGATCAAGCTCGTCTATCTCGCATTCAAGCCGGAGGCGGCGACGTCGCGGCGCGCCGCAGCGGAGGCGGTCGCGGCGTCCCGTCCGGACATTATCGATCGCAACGGCGAGGCGCTTGCAAGCGACGTCAAGGTGATGTCGGTGTTCGCCGAGCCGCGCCGCATCATCGACAAGGACGAAGCGACCGAGCTCTTGACCGCGGTTTTGCCTGGCCTCGACGCCCGCGATTTGCGCGAGCGGCTCGGCTCCAAGAAAGGCTTCGTTTGGGTGAAGCGCGAGGTGACGACGCATCAGCGCGACGAAGTCTTCCATCTCGGACTGCCGGGCGTCGGACTGATCGCCGAAAATAAGCGCGTTTATCCCAATGGACCGATCGGCGCGCATGTGCTCGGCTTCGCCAATGTGGACAATCAGGGCATCGCTGGCATCGAGAAATACATCGACGGGCAGGGCCTCGCCGATTTGCACGGCGCCGGCTTCGGCGTGACGCCAGAGGAACTCAAGCCCGTGTCGCTTTCGCTCGACATTCGGGTCACGCATGCGTTGCGCGACGAACTCGAAAAGGGCGTAACCCACTTTAAGGCGAAGGCGGGCGCCGCGGCGATCTTGGACGTCAACACCGGAGAGGTCATCGCGCTCGCGTCGCTTCCCGACTACGATCCGAACAAGCCGACGGAAGCGCTCGATCCTATCCACATCAACCGCATGAGCGTCGGCGTTTATGAGATGGGCTCCACCTTCAAGGCGCTGACCATCGCGATGGCGCTCGACTCGGGCAAGGTCAATCTGAATTCACGGCTTGACGCGCGCGGCGTGCTCTCGTTCGGGCGCTTCAAAATCCATGACTATCACGCGCAAAATCGCGCGCTCACACTGCCAGAGGTCTTCACCTATTCCTCCAATGTCGGCACCGCGCGCATGGCGATGGGGCAGGGCGTGGAGCGGCACAAGGCGTTTTTGCGCAAGATGGGCCAGCTCACGCGCATGCGCACTGAACTGCCGGAAAGCGCGGAACCCATCGTGCCGAAAAATTGGGGCGAGTTGAACACCATGACCATCGCTTTCGGTCATGGCCTTGCGGTGGCGCCGCTCCAGGCGATGATGGCCGTCGGCGCGCTGATGAATGGCGGCTATCTGATCACGCCGACCTTCATCAAGCGCAGCGAGGAGGAAGCGAAGGCGGGCGCCGAACGCGTCGTGAGGCCGGAGACGAGTGAGGCGATGCGCTATCTCATGCGTCTCAACGCCGAAATCGGCACGGCGCGGAAGGTGAACGTCCCCGGCTATTTCGTCGGCGGCAAAACCGGCACCGCGGAAAAGGTCGTTAACGGCCATTATTCGAAGAACCGGCTGTTTAACACTTTCATGGCCGTCGCGCCGTCCGACAAGCCGAAATATCTGTTCCTGACCATCATGGACGAACCGCAGGGCTTGCCGGAAACCGGCGGCTACGCGACGGCGGCCTATAACGCGGGACATGTCACGGGCGAGATCATCGAGCGCGTCGGTCCGATTCTCGGCCTTGCGCCGCGTTTCGAGCCGCCGCACCAGCCTTTCCCGCTCCTCGCCAAATTAGGTTATGGCTATGCCAATGTTCCGGCCCGCGGCGGCGGAGGACATTGA
- the ftsL gene encoding cell division protein FtsL, whose protein sequence is MLRLLNIVAVLVLVGSAVYAYSIKYQTSYRAEQIAKTKIEIRQERDAIAVLRAEWAYMTRPERIQQLADAYLPGMKQLEATQIVAAQSLPERSPRVDSIGNKLDALGLSMPATPPVPGSAPTTTPKAQGQSQQRRKP, encoded by the coding sequence ATGCTGCGGCTCCTCAATATCGTGGCGGTTCTCGTGCTCGTCGGCTCGGCGGTTTACGCCTATTCGATCAAATATCAGACGAGCTATCGCGCCGAGCAGATCGCAAAGACCAAGATCGAGATCAGACAGGAGCGCGACGCGATTGCGGTGCTGCGCGCCGAATGGGCTTACATGACGCGGCCTGAGCGCATTCAGCAGCTCGCCGACGCTTATCTGCCCGGCATGAAACAGCTTGAAGCGACGCAGATCGTCGCCGCGCAATCGCTTCCCGAGAGATCGCCGCGCGTCGACTCCATCGGCAATAAGCTCGACGCGCTCGGATTGAGCATGCCAGCGACGCCGCCCGTCCCCGGCAGCGCGCCGACGACCACGCCCAAAGCGCAGGGACAAAGCCAACAGCGACGCAAGCCATGA
- the rsmH gene encoding 16S rRNA (cytosine(1402)-N(4))-methyltransferase RsmH, producing MTSAGTHIPVLRDEAIAALGIHRGGRYVDATFGAGGYTRAILAQPETRVLAFDRDQTAVKAGSALVQEMGERLTLIEARFSQLEDIARVQGFAPLDGVVFDIGVSSMQFDQAGRGFSFRAEGPLDMRMEGRGRSAADIVNEADAETLADILYFYGEERAARRIARAIVHDREIAPFTTTRALAEMIARVAPNRASDIHPATKSFQALRIAVNDELQELLKGLLGAERLLTEGGRLVVVTFHSLEDRIVKQFLAERCGRGETGSRRLPGETPPPPPSFVCEGRQPVTPAPAETAANPRARSAKLRYATRTAAAPYPLDERLARLARLPDRDKGKA from the coding sequence ATGACGTCCGCTGGGACGCATATTCCGGTGCTGCGCGACGAGGCGATCGCCGCCCTCGGCATCCATCGTGGCGGCCGCTATGTCGACGCCACCTTCGGCGCGGGCGGCTATACGCGCGCCATCCTAGCGCAGCCGGAAACGCGCGTGCTCGCCTTCGACCGGGATCAGACGGCGGTGAAAGCCGGCAGCGCGCTCGTCCAAGAGATGGGCGAAAGGCTTACGCTGATCGAAGCGCGCTTTTCTCAGCTCGAGGACATCGCGCGTGTGCAAGGCTTCGCCCCGCTCGACGGCGTCGTCTTCGACATTGGCGTCTCGTCGATGCAGTTCGACCAAGCGGGCCGCGGGTTTTCCTTTCGCGCCGAGGGTCCGCTCGACATGCGCATGGAGGGGCGAGGGCGCAGCGCCGCCGACATCGTCAATGAAGCGGATGCGGAGACGCTCGCGGACATTCTCTATTTCTATGGCGAGGAGCGCGCCGCGCGGCGGATCGCGCGCGCCATCGTCCACGACCGCGAGATTGCGCCTTTCACAACGACGAGAGCGCTGGCCGAAATGATCGCGCGCGTCGCTCCCAATCGCGCCAGCGACATTCATCCGGCGACCAAAAGCTTTCAGGCGCTGCGCATCGCCGTCAACGACGAGCTTCAGGAATTGCTGAAGGGGCTGCTTGGCGCGGAACGGCTTCTCACTGAGGGCGGTCGTCTTGTCGTCGTGACGTTCCACTCGCTTGAGGATCGTATCGTCAAGCAGTTTCTCGCCGAACGCTGCGGCCGCGGCGAAACCGGCTCGCGCCGGCTTCCCGGCGAAACGCCGCCGCCGCCGCCAAGCTTCGTTTGCGAAGGTCGCCAACCGGTGACGCCTGCGCCCGCCGAGACGGCGGCCAATCCGCGCGCGCGGTCGGCCAAGCTGCGCTACGCGACGCGCACGGCGGCGGCGCCGTATCCGCTCGACGAAAGGCTGGCGCGTCTCGCTCGCCTGCCCGATCGCGACAAGGGAAAAGCCTGA
- the smbP gene encoding small metal-binding protein SmbP, with protein sequence MLSRRSIFAALAVATAFLVTPHMALARSDSEHLTQAIEETNEAIKEGKQHNASSFAEHAHNAWDHAKAASGEDPKGHIKTAMKHLSQALKTAKRTHHASRIDKGVRHAETALIHLKAANQ encoded by the coding sequence ATGCTGTCACGTCGTTCGATTTTCGCCGCTTTAGCCGTCGCGACCGCTTTTCTCGTGACGCCGCATATGGCGTTGGCGCGAAGCGATAGCGAGCATCTGACTCAGGCGATCGAGGAGACCAATGAGGCGATCAAGGAAGGCAAACAGCATAATGCCTCCTCCTTCGCCGAGCATGCGCATAACGCCTGGGATCACGCCAAGGCGGCCAGCGGGGAAGACCCCAAGGGCCACATCAAGACGGCGATGAAGCATCTCAGTCAGGCGCTCAAGACGGCCAAGCGCACCCACCACGCCAGCCGGATTGACAAGGGCGTCCGTCATGCCGAAACCGCGCTCATTCATTTGAAGGCGGCAAATCAATAA
- a CDS encoding NAD(P)/FAD-dependent oxidoreductase, protein MQHSSAADRQPRVVIIGGGFAGIAAAQALEGAGARIFILDSNNHHCFQPLLYQVATAALASPDVAWPIRHIVRRQKDVTVLMLTVESVDAARKVVKTDKCEIGYDVLVVATGATHSYFGHNWGGLAPGLKSISDATLIRRRLLLAFERAEVSVDPVERERLLTIIIVGGGPTGVELAGAISELARRTLPPEFRRADPRKARIILLEAGPRILASFSERLSHYARDSLEAKGVEVRTDTPVDQIFEDRIVAGEKEIPAGVILWAAGVRASPAANWLGVESDSAGRIPVGEDLTVPGLPDVYAIGDLALLTSADGTPVPALAASAKQMGKYAGRAIRLRLKGRAPRKLFRYRDYGNLATIGRNSAIVKLGRLELTGFPGWLFWSVVHIYFLVNLRSRILVAISWIATYLTGNRGSRLITR, encoded by the coding sequence ATGCAGCACAGCAGCGCCGCCGACCGCCAACCTCGCGTCGTCATCATCGGCGGCGGCTTCGCCGGTATTGCGGCTGCGCAGGCGCTTGAGGGCGCCGGGGCGCGCATCTTCATCCTCGACAGCAACAATCATCATTGCTTTCAGCCCCTGCTCTATCAGGTGGCGACGGCGGCGCTTGCGTCGCCCGATGTCGCCTGGCCGATACGTCACATCGTGCGGCGCCAGAAGGATGTGACCGTCCTGATGCTCACGGTTGAGAGCGTCGACGCCGCCCGCAAAGTCGTGAAGACCGACAAATGCGAGATCGGCTATGACGTCCTCGTCGTAGCGACAGGAGCCACCCACTCGTACTTCGGTCACAACTGGGGAGGTTTGGCTCCGGGGCTGAAATCCATCTCAGACGCGACGCTCATCCGCCGCCGGTTGCTTCTTGCATTCGAACGCGCAGAAGTCAGCGTTGATCCCGTCGAGCGCGAGAGACTGCTCACCATCATCATTGTCGGGGGCGGTCCGACGGGAGTCGAACTCGCCGGCGCGATTTCCGAACTCGCCCGGCGAACGCTTCCGCCGGAGTTTCGCCGCGCCGATCCACGGAAGGCGCGCATCATTTTGCTCGAGGCGGGGCCCCGCATTCTTGCAAGCTTTTCTGAACGGCTTTCGCACTACGCGCGCGATTCGCTCGAAGCAAAGGGCGTGGAAGTGCGGACGGATACGCCCGTCGACCAGATCTTCGAGGACAGAATTGTCGCTGGAGAAAAGGAGATTCCCGCCGGCGTGATTCTCTGGGCGGCTGGCGTGCGGGCGTCGCCTGCGGCGAACTGGCTGGGCGTTGAAAGCGACAGCGCCGGACGCATTCCGGTGGGCGAAGACCTGACGGTTCCCGGCCTTCCAGATGTCTACGCCATTGGAGATCTCGCCCTTCTGACGAGCGCCGACGGGACGCCTGTTCCGGCGCTCGCCGCTTCCGCCAAGCAAATGGGCAAATACGCCGGACGCGCCATCCGACTCCGTCTGAAAGGGCGCGCCCCACGCAAACTCTTCCGCTATCGGGACTACGGCAATTTGGCGACGATCGGCCGCAACTCGGCGATCGTCAAACTCGGCCGACTGGAATTGACCGGCTTTCCGGGTTGGCTCTTCTGGAGCGTGGTGCACATTTACTTTCTGGTGAATTTGCGCAGCCGCATCCTTGTCGCGATCAGCTGGATCGCGACCTATCTGACGGGCAATCGAGGCTCGCGATTGATTACGCGCTAA
- a CDS encoding primosomal protein N': protein MSAAQDEEERARVVEILAPVAVDSTYSYLAPAAMRLSPGDSVTAPLGRREAYGVVWSIDGGSGPGGNLKTISARLDRPPLSQKLRSFIDWLARYTLTPRGMALRLATRAAEDAGPEALRMIYRATGNVPERLTPTRARVLKAAEGGVAFAKKALAEAAACSTGVIDALVDEGALEAIAAPPAPISPPLDPLFAAPALEPAQQDAADALKASLSPRAFKPFLLEGVTGSGKTEVYFEAIAQALEAGGQALVMMPEIALTTQFLERFADRFGEKPAEWHSGVGARKRARIWRGCATGDVRVVVGARSALFLPFSDLRLIVVDEEHEGAYKQDDGVSYHARDMAVVRARMEEATIVLASATPSIETRVNAMRGRYGYLRLDSRARARLMPTLAAIDMRKEGPPRGRWIAPRLALAVGEAIARGEQALLFLNRRGYAPLTVCRTCGHRFRCEHCDAWLVEHRFRRALMCHHCGHIERRPHACPECGAEDSLAACGPGVERLAEEAATLFPDARILVLSSDFPGGADRLRRELEEIAKGAFDIVIGTQLVAKGHNFPFLTLVGVVDADLGLGSGDPRAAERTFQLLNQVTGRAGRGDKPGHALIQTFHPSHPVIAALLSGDAEKFYEQEIAIRERAGLPPFGRLAALIVSAKDASTAEAHARALARGAHELPPSPRYRVAAPGAWPEQNEIALLGPAEAPIALIRGRYRFRLLAKGPRGADMQAFLRDMLAAGPKERGGVRVQVDVDPQNFS, encoded by the coding sequence ATGAGCGCGGCGCAGGACGAGGAAGAAAGAGCGCGAGTCGTCGAGATCTTGGCGCCCGTCGCGGTCGATTCGACCTATTCCTACCTTGCCCCGGCGGCGATGCGGCTTTCCCCCGGCGACAGCGTCACGGCCCCGCTGGGACGCCGGGAGGCTTATGGCGTCGTCTGGAGCATCGACGGCGGCTCCGGCCCGGGCGGTAATCTCAAGACGATCAGCGCCCGTCTCGACCGGCCGCCGCTTTCGCAAAAGCTGCGCAGCTTCATAGACTGGCTCGCACGCTACACGCTGACGCCGCGCGGCATGGCGCTACGGCTCGCCACGCGCGCGGCCGAAGACGCCGGGCCCGAGGCGCTGCGCATGATCTATCGCGCGACGGGCAATGTCCCGGAACGATTGACGCCGACGCGCGCTCGCGTCCTCAAAGCCGCGGAAGGCGGCGTTGCTTTCGCCAAGAAAGCGCTTGCCGAAGCCGCCGCCTGCTCGACGGGCGTCATCGACGCGCTTGTCGATGAGGGCGCGCTGGAGGCGATCGCCGCGCCGCCGGCGCCGATTTCGCCGCCGCTCGATCCTCTGTTCGCTGCGCCGGCATTGGAGCCCGCGCAGCAGGACGCCGCCGACGCGCTGAAGGCGTCGCTTTCACCACGGGCGTTCAAGCCCTTTCTGCTCGAAGGCGTCACCGGCTCAGGTAAAACCGAGGTCTATTTCGAGGCGATCGCGCAGGCGCTGGAGGCAGGCGGACAGGCCCTCGTCATGATGCCGGAAATCGCGCTCACGACGCAATTTCTGGAGCGTTTCGCGGACCGTTTCGGCGAAAAGCCCGCCGAGTGGCATTCCGGCGTCGGAGCGCGCAAACGCGCGCGCATCTGGCGCGGCTGCGCGACGGGCGACGTTCGCGTGGTCGTCGGCGCGCGCTCGGCGCTGTTTTTGCCCTTTTCGGATCTGCGCCTGATCGTCGTCGATGAGGAGCATGAAGGCGCCTACAAACAAGACGACGGCGTGAGCTATCACGCGCGCGACATGGCGGTCGTGCGCGCGCGCATGGAGGAGGCCACGATCGTTCTCGCCTCGGCGACGCCATCCATCGAAACCCGCGTCAACGCCATGCGCGGCCGATACGGTTATCTGCGACTCGATTCGCGGGCGCGCGCACGGCTGATGCCGACGCTCGCAGCGATCGACATGCGCAAGGAAGGCCCGCCGCGCGGCCGATGGATCGCGCCGCGGCTGGCGTTGGCGGTGGGCGAAGCGATCGCGCGCGGCGAGCAGGCGCTGCTCTTTCTCAATCGGCGGGGCTATGCGCCGCTGACGGTTTGCCGCACATGCGGCCATCGCTTCCGCTGCGAACATTGCGACGCCTGGCTCGTCGAACATCGTTTTCGGCGTGCGCTGATGTGCCATCATTGCGGCCATATCGAGCGTCGGCCGCACGCTTGCCCTGAATGCGGCGCCGAGGACTCGCTCGCCGCCTGCGGACCGGGGGTGGAGCGGCTCGCCGAAGAAGCGGCGACGCTCTTTCCAGATGCGCGCATACTCGTTCTCTCATCGGATTTTCCTGGCGGCGCCGACCGGCTGCGGCGCGAATTGGAGGAGATCGCCAAGGGCGCCTTCGATATCGTCATCGGCACGCAACTCGTCGCCAAAGGCCACAATTTTCCTTTTCTCACGCTTGTTGGCGTCGTCGACGCGGATCTGGGCTTGGGCAGCGGCGATCCACGCGCCGCCGAGCGCACATTTCAGCTGCTCAATCAGGTCACAGGGCGCGCCGGGCGCGGCGACAAGCCCGGCCACGCCTTGATCCAGACGTTTCACCCGTCGCATCCGGTGATCGCGGCGCTGCTCTCGGGAGACGCGGAAAAGTTCTACGAACAGGAGATCGCCATACGTGAACGCGCGGGACTGCCGCCCTTCGGCCGTCTCGCCGCGCTGATTGTCTCCGCCAAGGACGCCTCCACCGCGGAAGCGCATGCGCGCGCACTCGCTCGCGGGGCGCATGAACTGCCGCCATCGCCCCGTTACAGAGTCGCCGCGCCCGGCGCCTGGCCAGAGCAGAATGAAATCGCGCTGCTTGGTCCGGCGGAGGCCCCCATCGCGCTCATCCGCGGGCGCTATCGATTCCGCTTGCTGGCCAAAGGACCGCGAGGCGCCGACATGCAGGCGTTTCTACGCGACATGCTCGCCGCCGGACCTAAGGAGCGCGGCGGCGTTCGCGTTCAGGTCGACGTCGACCCGCAAAATTTCTCTTAA